In Deinococcus aerius, the following proteins share a genomic window:
- a CDS encoding TetR/AcrR family transcriptional regulator, which translates to MTRTRNPELTRMALLEAAERVLQKQGAALSLDAVAREAGVSKGGLLHHYPSREALLSALALALVDRFRERVAAAHAREVAAHGEKPGAWLRAYIEVSFTPEAGEEALCVALAPLAGHPDLIAGLREAQAFVVSGAEDDGLPAGRAHAIRLACDGFWLGPLTGMPDLSPGARALLREELLTWTRM; encoded by the coding sequence ATGACTCGGACCCGTAATCCTGAACTGACCCGGATGGCGTTGCTGGAGGCCGCGGAGAGGGTGCTTCAGAAGCAGGGGGCTGCCCTCTCGCTCGACGCCGTGGCGCGCGAGGCGGGGGTGAGTAAAGGCGGGCTGCTGCACCACTACCCCTCCCGGGAGGCGCTGCTCTCGGCCCTGGCGCTGGCCCTGGTGGACCGCTTCCGGGAGCGGGTGGCCGCGGCCCACGCGCGGGAGGTGGCGGCGCACGGGGAGAAGCCGGGCGCGTGGCTGCGCGCGTACATCGAGGTGAGCTTTACACCGGAGGCGGGGGAGGAGGCGCTGTGCGTCGCCCTCGCCCCACTTGCCGGGCACCCGGACCTCATCGCCGGGTTGCGGGAGGCGCAGGCCTTCGTCGTGTCGGGGGCGGAGGACGACGGACTCCCCGCCGGGCGCGCCCACGCCATTCGTCTCGCCTGTGACGGATTCTGGCTGGGGCCGCTGACGGGGATGCCGGACCTGAGCCCGGGGGCACGAGCCCTGCTGCGGGAGGAGTTGCTGACATGGACGCGGATGTAG